The Acidobacteriota bacterium genome includes the window AAGGCAAAGCTCCCCCCTCCGCCAGCAGTCCTCGCGTCTAAGTCCGCAGCACACTGGGCTTTACCGCGACTGACCTAGAAAAGGGGACCGTCACACTTCTCCCCGGCCGGAAGTGGGACAGTCACACTTTCCAGTAGCCGCTCCTGGGGAAAGTGTGACTGTCCCACTTCCGGCCGTCCTCTTTCACGGCAGCCGCAGGCGATCGATCACCAACTTCACGCCGGCAGTCTCGCGTGCGAGCGCAAGGGCGCGATCGCGCTCGGCCGCCGTGCGCACGGTTCCCGACAACGTGACGTGACCATCCGTCGTCGTCACGGTGATGTCGAGCGCCTTCACGGTGTCATCGAGCGCCATCTTCGACTTGATCTTCGTCGTCAGCGACACGTCGCTGATGACTTCCGCCGCGCGGTTGCCAGCATCGGCGATCGACTCGCCCGCTTCCGCACCGCGCTTGCGCGCCTCCGAGGTATCGATCGGCGCATCCGTCCGGCCGGCCGTGCCCACGGCACGCTCCCGGTCCCCGGGCGCGACGAGCCGGCCGTTCGCCAGCCGATAACCGGCGAAGAACGCGAGCGCCGCCACGACGATCACCACGACGACGATCGCCCGCACCAGCGAACGCAGCATGACGTTCCTCCTTCCCACCTCGTCGCCGCCGGGTCAGCAGTAATGATCTCCTGGGGAAGACGCACGGCGACCTCCACCGGTCGCCCATTGCAGCCGGCGTGCCGGATGATCGGTCGAGATGGCCCGGCACGGGGAAGCGGGAGGCCTGGCCAGGCTGGACGCGAGGACCGCGAGCTCACAAACACGTGGGACCTGGAGGGCCAGCGCGAACTCGAGCAGGCCGACGCGGGGTATGCGCCCGGCATGGGCGCGCTCCAGGATTATCAGGCCGGGTACCGCGCGGGCTATCGCCAGGGATTCGGACCGCGTGTGCCCTGAGGGCAGTCGGCAGTAGGGCTCGCGCCACGGCCTCTGGCGGCGTCAGCGGCGGGCGCGATCTTGTCGGCGAGTTGCGCGACGCTCAACGCGTAGGAGTGCGCGCAGTTGTAGGCGAGCAGCGCCTCGTAGTTCGCCGTCACCAGGTAACTCGCGCGACCGAGTGTGAGCAGCGAGTAAGGGCGGCGTGCGTCACCGGCCGCACCGGCCGGGCGCACGCCCGCTTTCCGCCACACAGCCAGCGGCGCAGGGGAGGACAGGTCGCGCTCCGCGCCGCACCCGGCGCCACGCGGCGCCGCCAGGGACACGAAAGCCTCGGACTCTTTGGCGGGGCGCTTGACTCGCACGCCCCAGCGCACACCCCCCTGCCAACCCCGCTCGCGGAGGTAGTTCGCGATCGAGGCAAACACGTCGGCGCGCGATTCCCAGATGTCCTTGCGCCCATCGCCGTCGAAGTCCTGCGCGTAGGCCACGTACGACGTCGGCAGGAACTGCACCTGCCCCATCGCGCCGGCCCACGATCCGCGCAGCCGATCGAAATCGACTTCGCCGCGATCCAGGATTCCCAAAGCGGCGAGCAGCTGCTGTCGAAACAACGCCTCGCGGCGTCCCTCCCACGCGAGCGTGGCCAGCGCCTGGATGGTCGGGCGCACGCCCCTGAACCGCCCGAAATTCGACTCGAGGCCCCAGACAGCCACCACGATCTGGCGGGGCACGCCGTAGGTGCGCTCGACCCGACGGAGCAGCCCGGCATGGGCGGCTACCGCCCGCCGCCCTGTTTGGACCACGCCCGCCGTGACGCGCTGCTCCACGTATTGCTGCACCGTCAGAATCAGCTCCTTCTGGGTGCGGTCTCGCTCGACAATGACGGGAAGCGGTTCGAGGCCGTCGAACGCGCGCTCGAGCGTGGCGGCGCCGATGCCTTCCTGGAGCGCGACTTCACGAAACTGCCGGAGCCAATCGGCAAATGCGGGACGCAGGGGCCCGGGCGTCTGCCCGGCAGCCGGCGTAACGGTGATGAAAAAGGCGGTCAGGGCCGCCGAGAGGCGGTTATGCATCGGGAGGTTCGACGTTGGCTCAGCTGTTGCATTCAAGACACCGGGAGAACCCAATGGGACCGACGGAAGAACGGAATCCCGCAGAATTCCTTGAACTGTTGACGGTCGGACGCTGCGAGCCGCTCAAGGCGGGGGTTCACTGTGTCCTGATGGCCACAGTCGCCGTGTGTGCCGTCTACAACGTGGCCGCCTGGCTGAAACGGCGCGAGCCGCACCTGGCGTTCAACTCCCTGGTCTACGGCTGCGCGGCCATCTGGGAACTGAACCACGTCCAAGGGCACCTGGCATGCCGTCCCGCGCAGGCAGCGGAACCCGACGCGCCAGTGCTTCGCGACGTGGCGTAATCACGCCTGGAGTCTCGCGAATTATAGACGATGCGGTCGAGTGGGAATGGCGAGCGGGAGTGCCTTCAGGGCCGCCGCCGGTCTTGATGCAGCGCGTCCCACATGGCGACCACGCGGGTGCGCAGCCGCTCGGTGTGCGCCGCGTAGGTGGCATCGGAGGCCGGTTCGAGCGGGGCGCCGAACTCGAGCCGCGCACGCGCCGGCGACCACGGCAGCAGCGATGACCAGCGCGGGCTCCGCCCGCGGGCCCAGATGTCCCAGGCCCCGTCGATCGCGACCGGCACGATCGGGACGCGTGCGTGGTGGGCCAGGATCGCGGCCCCCTTGCGAAAGGCCTTCACCGTTCCGTCGATCGAACGTTCGCCTTCCGGGAACAGAATCATCACCTTGCCGAGGCGCAGCCCGTACGCCCCGGCCTGCATCGCGCCCACGAGGTTCGCGTCGGCGTCGATCGGCACGACGTTCAACGTGCGCGCAAGCCAGCGCATGAACGGCGCCTCGAAGTACTCCGCGGCGCCGACGAAGAACATGTCTTTGAACGCGCGGAACGGCAGCGCGCCGACGAGCAGGAACGCATCGACGTAGCTCTGGTGGTTCGGGCTGATCACGTACGGCCCGCGCGCCGGCACGTGCTGCTGCCCGCGGACCCGCAGGCCGGCGGCCACGTGAAAGAAGACCGACAGCAGCTTGACGGCGACAAACAGCAACGCCGCGCGCACGCGCTTCGGCTTCTGCAGCTCGCGGAGGAATTCGCCGTCAGCCGGCGGCTCCTGGAGCAGCCGCTCCCAAGGCTGCACGCGCCCGGCGGTATCCCATCCCTCGCG containing:
- a CDS encoding lytic murein transglycosylase codes for the protein MHNRLSAALTAFFITVTPAAGQTPGPLRPAFADWLRQFREVALQEGIGAATLERAFDGLEPLPVIVERDRTQKELILTVQQYVEQRVTAGVVQTGRRAVAAHAGLLRRVERTYGVPRQIVVAVWGLESNFGRFRGVRPTIQALATLAWEGRREALFRQQLLAALGILDRGEVDFDRLRGSWAGAMGQVQFLPTSYVAYAQDFDGDGRKDIWESRADVFASIANYLRERGWQGGVRWGVRVKRPAKESEAFVSLAAPRGAGCGAERDLSSPAPLAVWRKAGVRPAGAAGDARRPYSLLTLGRASYLVTANYEALLAYNCAHSYALSVAQLADKIAPAADAARGRGASPTADCPQGTRGPNPWR
- a CDS encoding BON domain-containing protein yields the protein MLRSLVRAIVVVVIVVAALAFFAGYRLANGRLVAPGDRERAVGTAGRTDAPIDTSEARKRGAEAGESIADAGNRAAEVISDVSLTTKIKSKMALDDTVKALDITVTTTDGHVTLSGTVRTAAERDRALALARETAGVKLVIDRLRLP